In one window of Synechococcus sp. M16CYN DNA:
- a CDS encoding NAD(P)H-quinone oxidoreductase subunit M: MADTLLKCATRHVRLFTARVEQEELIPSPDQLTLDLDPDNEFIWNEGAINQVQQHFQQLVETAAGSELSDYVLRRIGTELEGSIRRLLQNGELSYNPEARVQNFSMGLPRTPELL, translated from the coding sequence ATGGCCGACACCCTGCTGAAGTGTGCAACCCGACATGTGCGCTTGTTCACCGCCCGAGTGGAACAGGAAGAGCTAATACCAAGTCCAGATCAACTTACGTTGGACCTTGACCCCGATAATGAGTTCATCTGGAATGAAGGTGCCATCAATCAAGTGCAACAGCATTTCCAGCAACTTGTGGAGACTGCCGCGGGAAGCGAACTCAGCGATTACGTCTTACGTCGTATTGGTACTGAACTTGAAGGATCTATTCGTCGGCTGCTGCAAAACGGAGAGCTTAGCTACAACCCAGAAGCTCGTGTTCAGAACTTTTCTATGGGTCTACCACGTACTCCTGAGTTGCTGTGA
- a CDS encoding NnrU family protein — MATNHDSSLVMLALLVIFAVIHSGGAALRSRAEAIVGARIWRLIFAAVSIPSAMVIIGWFLAHRYDGVRLWNLQGVPGTVLLVWIGTAISFLFLYPATYNLLEIPAVLKPQVRLYATGIIRISRHPQAVGQILWCITHALWIGSSFMLVTCLGLISHHLFAVWHGDRRLKAYFGAAFDDVRKNTSILPFVAVVDGRQILDWREFVRPAQLGIIAAVGLFWWAHHFIPQASEMVRNSALESLLD, encoded by the coding sequence ATGGCAACCAACCATGACAGCAGCTTGGTGATGCTGGCTCTACTAGTGATCTTCGCGGTGATTCACAGCGGGGGCGCTGCTCTCCGCAGCCGGGCAGAAGCAATAGTCGGAGCACGGATCTGGCGCTTGATTTTCGCCGCTGTCAGCATCCCATCAGCAATGGTGATAATTGGTTGGTTTCTCGCCCATCGCTACGACGGTGTTCGGCTTTGGAATCTTCAGGGTGTACCCGGGACAGTCCTCTTGGTCTGGATTGGCACAGCTATCAGTTTCCTATTCCTCTATCCAGCCACCTACAACCTTCTGGAAATCCCTGCCGTTTTAAAACCACAAGTTCGCCTGTACGCCACAGGAATCATCAGAATTAGCCGCCATCCCCAAGCGGTGGGACAAATTCTTTGGTGTATTACCCATGCCCTATGGATTGGTAGCAGCTTCATGCTGGTCACCTGTCTCGGCCTGATTAGCCACCATCTCTTCGCGGTATGGCATGGTGACCGTCGACTGAAAGCGTACTTTGGGGCAGCCTTCGACGACGTCAGAAAAAACACGTCGATACTTCCCTTCGTCGCTGTCGTCGATGGTCGCCAAATCCTGGACTGGCGAGAATTTGTGCGTCCTGCACAGTTGGGTATTATTGCTGCCGTTGGCTTATTTTGGTGGGCCCATCACTTCATTCCTCAAGCCAGTGAAATGGTGCGCAATTCCGCACTCGAATCTTTACTGGACTAA
- a CDS encoding LysR family transcriptional regulator → MADLPFTLDQLRILRAIVSEGSFKKAADSLYVTQPAVSLQVQNLEKQLEVSLFDRGGRKAQLTEAGHLLLSYCDRILSQCTEACRALDDLHNLKGGSLIVGASQTTGTYLMPRMIGLFRQRYPEVSVQLQVHSTRRTGWSVANGQIDLAIIGGELPQELNELLQVVPYANDELALVLPVKHSLARLTELTKEDLYRLSFVCLDAQSTTRKMVDQLLASSGLDVQRLQIEMELNSLEAIKNAVQAGLGAAFVPVVSIDRELTAGTIHRPQVADLQVKRQLKLITHPARYCSRASAAFRQDVLPVFASADSPIRQNISAPDSSAFIPVAEQPFQN, encoded by the coding sequence GTGGCTGATCTGCCGTTCACCCTTGATCAACTGCGCATCCTGCGCGCGATAGTGAGCGAGGGAAGTTTTAAAAAAGCCGCAGACAGCCTTTACGTCACGCAGCCGGCCGTCAGTCTTCAGGTTCAGAATCTCGAGAAACAGTTGGAGGTGTCTCTCTTTGATCGTGGAGGCCGCAAAGCACAGCTCACCGAAGCTGGGCATTTGCTACTCAGTTATTGCGACCGCATTCTTAGCCAATGCACGGAGGCTTGTCGGGCGCTGGACGATCTCCATAATTTAAAGGGCGGTTCGTTGATAGTCGGAGCAAGCCAGACCACTGGTACGTATCTGATGCCTCGGATGATCGGATTGTTTCGGCAGAGATATCCTGAGGTGTCAGTACAGCTTCAGGTCCACAGTACTCGTCGGACCGGCTGGAGTGTAGCGAACGGCCAGATCGACTTAGCCATCATTGGCGGAGAGCTACCGCAAGAGCTAAACGAGCTGTTGCAGGTTGTGCCGTATGCCAATGATGAGCTGGCGCTCGTTCTCCCGGTCAAGCACTCGCTTGCTCGCCTTACGGAATTAACCAAGGAAGATCTTTACCGACTTAGCTTTGTTTGTTTGGACGCCCAATCAACTACTCGAAAGATGGTGGATCAGTTGCTTGCTAGCTCAGGTCTTGATGTACAGCGATTGCAAATCGAGATGGAACTCAATTCTCTTGAAGCCATCAAAAATGCAGTTCAAGCTGGTCTTGGCGCCGCATTTGTGCCTGTGGTGTCGATTGATCGTGAGTTAACAGCAGGCACGATTCACCGGCCCCAGGTCGCTGATCTGCAGGTAAAACGGCAGCTGAAGCTGATCACGCACCCTGCCCGGTACTGTTCCAGAGCTTCTGCAGCATTCCGCCAGGACGTGCTCCCTGTTTTTGCCAGTGCTGATAGCCCTATTCGCCAAAACATTTCAGCACCAGATTCATCGGCATTTATTCCCGTAGCAGAGCAGCCATTTCAGAATTGA
- the pds gene encoding 15-cis-phytoene desaturase, producing the protein MRVAIAGAGLAGLSCAKYLADAGHTPILMEARDVLGGKVAAWKDNDGDWYETGLHIFFGAYPNMLQLFRELNIEDRLQWKSHSMIFNQPDKPGTYSRFDFPDLPAPMNGVAAILGNKDMLSWPEKISFGLGLIPAMLRGQDYVEKCDQYSWTEWLRLHNISERVNEEVFIAMSKALNFIVPGEISATVLLTALNRFLQEKNGSRMAFLDGAPPERLCQPIVEHIESLGGQVHLDRPLREIKLNDDGSVAAFHIGGVKGKESFDLFADAYVSALPVDPFKLLLPKPWKQMEIFSKLDGLRGVPVINIHMWFDRKLTNIDHLLFSRSPLLSVYADMSVTCKGYENSNHSMLELVFAPAKDWISRSDTDIIDATMKELIKLFPMHFGGDDPAKLSKYKVVKTPLSVYKATPGCQGLRPNQITPIKNFFLAGDYTMQRYLASMEGAVLSGKLCASAVDAKSGVLASASCVGAPVAA; encoded by the coding sequence ATGCGCGTCGCTATCGCCGGAGCCGGACTTGCAGGTTTGTCTTGTGCCAAATACCTCGCGGATGCCGGGCACACGCCAATTCTGATGGAGGCCCGTGATGTTCTTGGTGGCAAAGTGGCTGCTTGGAAAGATAATGATGGTGATTGGTACGAAACTGGTTTGCATATTTTTTTTGGTGCTTACCCAAATATGCTTCAGTTATTTAGAGAATTAAACATAGAAGATCGGTTGCAGTGGAAAAGTCACTCAATGATTTTCAACCAACCTGATAAGCCTGGGACTTATAGCCGGTTCGATTTCCCAGATCTTCCGGCACCTATGAATGGTGTGGCTGCGATCTTGGGCAATAAAGACATGTTGAGCTGGCCGGAAAAAATCAGTTTTGGTTTAGGTCTTATCCCGGCGATGCTACGTGGTCAGGATTATGTTGAGAAATGTGATCAATATTCTTGGACGGAGTGGCTCCGTCTTCACAACATTTCTGAAAGAGTTAACGAAGAAGTGTTTATCGCGATGAGTAAAGCGTTGAATTTCATTGTTCCGGGTGAAATTTCTGCCACTGTTTTGCTCACAGCTCTGAATCGCTTTTTGCAAGAAAAGAATGGTTCACGGATGGCTTTCCTAGATGGGGCTCCCCCAGAGCGCCTTTGTCAACCGATTGTTGAGCACATTGAGTCTCTTGGTGGACAGGTTCATCTGGATCGCCCACTTCGTGAGATCAAGCTCAATGACGACGGAAGTGTTGCGGCCTTTCACATCGGTGGTGTGAAGGGGAAAGAGAGCTTTGATCTTTTTGCTGACGCTTATGTGAGTGCCCTACCTGTGGATCCTTTCAAGTTGTTATTGCCAAAACCCTGGAAACAGATGGAGATCTTTAGCAAGCTTGATGGTCTCCGTGGGGTTCCTGTAATTAACATCCATATGTGGTTTGATCGCAAACTAACAAATATCGACCATCTATTATTCAGTCGTTCGCCCCTGCTCAGTGTTTATGCAGATATGAGTGTCACCTGTAAAGGATACGAGAACTCCAACCATTCTATGCTCGAGCTTGTTTTTGCACCTGCTAAGGACTGGATTAGCCGTAGCGACACAGATATTATCGATGCCACAATGAAAGAATTGATAAAACTCTTTCCAATGCATTTTGGCGGGGATGATCCAGCCAAACTAAGTAAATACAAGGTTGTTAAAACGCCTCTCTCGGTATACAAGGCCACCCCTGGCTGCCAAGGGCTGCGCCCCAACCAGATAACTCCAATCAAAAACTTCTTTTTGGCGGGTGACTATACAATGCAACGTTATTTAGCCTCAATGGAGGGCGCAGTACTAAGTGGCAAGCTTTGTGCCAGTGCAGTAGACGCGAAAAGCGGCGTACTAGCATCAGCTTCCTGTGTCGGTGCGCCGGTAGCGGCCTAA
- a CDS encoding DUF3172 domain-containing protein, whose protein sequence is MNRSRYNRLQRRGGRGYEQKGYYDDRRSYDRGERPANSSPEANETELKFNSRTAAVLAGVLIVGIGIGSTVTSTTQGDQGNIASSQQLDMAVPDPEFCRQWGASAFVMDIEMYTTLNPSSSFVTQPTLQPGCVIRRENWSVLRREGAITGDQERECKRRMNTFAYIGSVRDKPVVRCVYQTDVTQNRFINKGIANDTLGITPEANQF, encoded by the coding sequence GTGAACCGCTCCCGCTACAACCGCTTACAACGAAGAGGGGGAAGGGGCTACGAACAGAAGGGTTATTACGATGATCGCCGCAGCTACGATCGGGGTGAGCGCCCGGCCAACTCATCACCGGAGGCCAACGAAACAGAGCTGAAGTTTAATTCCCGCACCGCAGCAGTCCTGGCCGGCGTTCTGATCGTTGGCATCGGCATCGGGAGTACGGTGACGAGCACAACACAAGGTGACCAAGGAAATATTGCCAGTTCGCAACAGCTGGATATGGCCGTGCCTGATCCTGAATTTTGCAGGCAGTGGGGTGCCAGTGCTTTTGTGATGGATATTGAGATGTATACAACACTGAACCCATCTAGCAGCTTCGTGACTCAGCCAACCCTGCAGCCAGGCTGCGTAATCCGTCGAGAAAACTGGTCTGTACTGCGCAGGGAAGGTGCAATCACGGGCGATCAAGAACGAGAATGCAAACGACGCATGAATACTTTCGCTTACATCGGTTCAGTGCGAGATAAGCCAGTAGTCCGCTGCGTTTATCAAACAGACGTCACTCAAAATCGATTTATCAACAAAGGAATTGCCAACGACACGTTGGGTATAACACCGGAAGCGAATCAATTCTGA